TTTTTCGAGGTGGGGGTACCTCGTCTCGGCGTCGATTagggttttgctaatgtaatagatgggagattgtgtacctttattttctcggaCCAGGACTGCACTCACCGCTACTTCGGATACGGCGAGGTAGACTAGTAGGCGTTCCCCATGTTCTGCTTTGGAAAGCAACAACGGTGATGATAGATAAGTTTTTAACTCCTTCAGGTCTTGAACGCACTCAGATGTTTATAGGAGGTTGTTGTCCTTCTTGAGCAGGCCGAAAAATTTATGACATCTGTCAGACGATCATGAGATGAATCTCGATAAGGCGGCGATGCGGCTGGTCAGCTTCTGAACCTGTTATTTGCTGGTTAAGTGTTTTGGTATTCcttctatggctttgatttggtcGGGATTGACCTCAATGCCTCTTTGTGATACCAGGAAGCCCAAGAATTTTCCTGAGGTTACGTCGAATGCACACTTCTCTGGATTTAGTTTCATGTCATATCGCCTGAGTATGTCGAAGGTCTCTTTTAGGTGGTCGGTGTgaacttctttccttttggacttgaccaacatatcgtctATGTAGACCTCCATGGTCTTGCTGAGTTGGTCCTTGAAAATTCTTGTTACCAACCTTTGGTATGTCGCCCCCGCGTTTTTCAGTCCAAAAGGCATCACTCTGTAACAATACattccttggtgggtgatgaaggtggtcttctcctaGTCCTCCTCTTCTATGTGGATCTGGTTATGGCCCGGGTATGCATCTAAGAAGCTTAGCAATCCGTGCCCGGCTATTGCATCAATGAGCTGGTCGATATGGGGTAGCgggaatgagtcttttgggcatgctttgttcaaatctctAAAGTATacgcacatccgccatttcccgttcttcttttttaccaAGACCACGTTGgtgacccattgggggtattttgatTCTCTGATGGAGCCGTTTTTCAACAATTTTTCAACCTTCTCACGAATTGCATCGTTTATTATGGAATTGAACTTTCACCTAACTTGCCTTACCGTGGGTAGAATGGGTATACGTTCAACTTGTGTGTCGCGACCTCCTTTGGGATACCTGGCATGTCTGTGTGGGAAAAAGCAAACAAGTATGCGTTATTAATTAAGAAATGACggaatttacctggttcttgCAGCTTGCAACCAATATAAGCTTTCTTGTTGTGGTCGTTATCATCAAATTAGATGGGGTCGAGGCCTTCTACGGTTGACCCCGTGGCCTCTATTGTTTCGGGGTCTTTGATGACGTCCGCTCTTTCATCATTACTCGACCTCGACCCTGTTAATTGCTATGCCTCTTTTACTTTTCCCTTTATTTGTTGGGTGTATGTGCAGTCCTGGGCGATGCAATGGTATTCTCGGTACGTGCGTTGTTCGCCTCGTATGCTGAACACTCCCCACAAGGTGGGAAATTTGATAATCTGGTACAAGCTGGAGGGGATGGCCTTCATGGAGTATATCCAAGGCCGACCTATTATGGAGTTATACGCCATGTCCTGATCCATGATGTGGAATATGGTTTCCAGGGTGACGCCTCCGGCAAGGAAGGGGAGTGTGATTTCTCCAGATGTTCGTTTAAGTGCATTGTTAAAACCAGTTAACATGATGTAGCGtgacactatcttatcctcgagtttcatCTGTACAAGCACTTGAGGGTGGATAATGCACGCGCCAATCCCATCGTCTACTGTAATATATCTCACATATGTATCTAATATTCGTAAAGTGATAACgagagcatcatagtgagggaaaaccaAATTGTGAGTATCTAAcatatcgaagatgatactttcttcgagttcgtcgTACCATTCATGAGTGATCGAATGTTTGAGTCtgtgggttgtggtgaacttTACGTTGTTAATCGATGCTCCATCGCCACCTCCAATGATCATTTGAATGGTGCGAGTTGGTGAAGGTGGTTTTGGCGGCCCCTGGTGCTGTTCACGTCCTCGGGCGAAGTTGGCCCTTCCTCGGTTGCTCATCAACTCTTTCAAGTGTCCTTGGTGAAGCATATTTATGACCTCCTTCCTTAGGGCGATGCAATCCTCGATTTTATGACCTCGTTCCTGGTGGAATTCGCAGAGGGCGTTTGACTTCCTGGTGTTTGGGTCGGACCTTatcttttgtggccacttcaCTTTTGGGCCGAGCTTCTCCATTGCGTAGACTATTTCTGAAGGTGagacacaaaaattgtgagtagATAGTaaagggggcatacctctctcgCTCCGGTGAGTCCATGTCCTTGGCCTAGATGGGCCCTCTTCGTGACGGGAGGGAGGCATGATGGCGCCCCTAATATATGGCTGAGGCCTTTCTCGGTTGGGTCGTGGAATCGCTAGATCCCTTCGAGTATCATTTGTTCGGTCTTTTTCTGGACTCGGCTTGTACTGAGGTCAACCGTTGGGTTGGTTCATTTAGGTTGTCTTCGTCTGCCTTTACTTTGGCGCAATAGGCATTGTGTATTTTATCCCAAGTGGTTGGGGGATATTCATAAGCCGACTCAGCAACTTTTTGGTCGCCCTCGAACCGTTTCTGCTCAGCCCATTTTGAAAAGCTGCTACAGCCATGCCTTCTGATACATTTGGTAAGGTCATCCTTACATAGTTGAATCTAGCGAGGAAGTCCCTCAGTCCTTCTCCAGGTGATTGCTTGATGGCAAATATATCATTCGCTCTTGTTTCCGCCTTTTTAGCTCCGGCATGGACCGTTACAAACTTGTCAGCCATCTCTTCGAATGTTTCAATGGAGAGCGTAGGCAGCTGTGAATACCAAGTTAATGTGCCCCCGGTGAGGGTTTCGCCAAACGTTTTCAATAGGatggaggatacttgttctttggcgagatcgttgccttttactgcgATGACATAGTGAGTCACATGATCCTTAGGGTCGGTCGTACCGTCGTATATTTTTAAGTACGgcagcattttgaaggttttgggtATGGCATGCAGGGCGGCTTCATTACTATAAGGTTGTTCAACGAACCGACCAGCATCTCTTTTTGGTAAGAGTTTTGGGGCCCCCGGTATTTTGTCTACCCTTTCTTGATGCTCTTTCATTTGGTCTCTAAGCATTTTATTTTCGTTTTGCATttctttcatcttcttcaaaatggTTGTGAGGGTGTCGGCACCTGCATTACTAACATTATGAGTGGTACTTGTTATTGGAGGGAGAGGGCCGTGTTGCTAGGTCGTTACTGGTGCAACGCCAGTTCTTGCATTTTCTCTGATCGCCTTTTGGGCGGGCTTGTCGAGGATGCTGGTCAACGTGTTTGTCAGCCAAGCCTCAAGTAATTTCTTCACTACCGGTGGCGCCTCTTCTGCTGTAGATTTGGAAGCCCCTTTACCGTGGGACATTGTGATACTACGTACCATGAGGTAGGGGTGAACAACTTCGCCTGGGAGAGGCATTTGGCGTTACATCTTCACCCTCCGTTTCAGAAACCTCGTTGATGATGTTTAAGAGGTTGGTAATGAGGTCAGCCACTGCCTTCATCCTTTCTCCTTCGTTACCGGCCATGACAGATTTGTGTGTACAAGGGAGTAGgggttttgcatttttttttccagtaatagatctagaagaaactaaaattcttactaggaaatccccacagacagagccaaattatttgaccaaaaaaaatataaatttttggtTAGACTAATTAATTTTATGTAATGAggggttaaacctagttaatgataataACTTCAGATCTATAATCGATTTATGTGAATAACGTTGAGCAGCGTTGAAAGAAAGTTAAATGCAGTGTGCATATAATGTTAAGATCAACGATGAAAAgggaatatcaagcaataaataacaataaatggcactaaggtaaataaggagaatgattcatccaatattgaatgaggtggGTGATTTCTCCTTCTAACAATGACGAATGACAGACAAATACAAGAATATCGGGACctttctcggatctgatggaaaaagTATAGAGTAATCAACAATCAAATCTCTTTAGAATGGTAGTGTTTGTAGAAAGTTTGCCTTATCAAGAATGTTCTTATCAGAAAATATTGTCCCATTTTCCCCTTAtctttctttctatttataagggacatGCCCCCAATTAACCCTAAAAGTATAAATATAGAGAATATTCAACGGAATATTCTCTTAAATATCCGCTCACTAAACTAGTCGTTACTGCCCCTTTCGATACTTGACCTCAGCCATGATTGACTGCTCGGCTGTGAGTTCCACTGGTTATTAATCGACCTAGGTCAAATCACTTTCTGCAATGCCACTTCGTGTCGAACATCCTTAagcagattttgacctatacataACTATCTAAAGCGTAAACTTCAACATGAACAAATCTCCGTTCCATTTCATTTCTATTTCACACAATCTATGAGtcaatgtgaaaaagaaagaaacttcGCCCAGAAGGAGGTAAACAGGGAATTAAGAAGAGCGACTTGCATGAGATTTAAATGTATTCACTGCTTTTCATGTCTTTTTCAACGAATATTGGGAAGGACAATTACCATGCTTTTTTCCTCCCTCTTTTTCCCTTTATGTTTTCCATTTCTACTAGAAAACAATACAAAGTGTAAATGTCAATTTGTTACTTGAAATAAAGTCTTAAAATCTTCATAGGCATACGCACCCAATCCTATTTAATTACAAGTCATTTTGTGCCTATAAAGTATAAACTAACACATGTATAATTTCAAGGGCGGAGCTAGCGGCTATGGATTCGGTCGAACATAATAACTTTATTTCAAATTATGTATTTggtataaaatatttattaaatatataatattattaatttagaacttaTTAATTTAAAGTCATTTTTTCGCTATCTATTATGCGTGTAATACAGGTTTAAAGTACAACTTAATTGTTAATGATCAGTAATCTATTGTCAAACAAGCTATGTGGAGTATAAAATAATGAACGGCATTGTGGAAAAAATGGAAGGAAAGAAGCAAGAAATTGGAAAAGCTCATGTCGGCATCCGTTATCAGCGAAATATACTTGCCTTACTAGTGTCATATGTGAAATCAAACTTGGGAAGCAAGAGTTAGAAGACGGGGAATGGTGGGGGCGAGGAAATTATAAATACTAATATGTATAGGGTGTTTATATTAAATTAATTCAACTTATTAtacttaaataatttaataaaattaaatattaataaattaaaactaagtaaaaataaaatatatgttcAAATAAGTATTATGCATCCATTTTggttaatatataaatatatggtacGAATAACTTTTTACAAAAGGTAGAAAAGATTTGGTACGGAGCATTTTGATCTTTAAACGTTCATTGGTTTATATAGTCTTGGTCATCGTAACTTTTCTTTGGTCCTCTTTTTCCAGGATGTAATGGCACTTAGGAATCATCACATCTGTCGTTTCCTCTAGTCTTTGCATATGAGTCCATTCCTCTTTATACATTTAGACTATCTTTTTGGAAAGTATTTCGATGATTAATTTTCATACTATCCTTAAAAACAATTTTTATCTGGCATTTgtttcacaaaaaaataaaaaataaagcgtTCCTTTTGGTTGCAAAAACTAGAAACCTGACTTCTCTGTAATTACGTTGGATTGGAAGAAGCTTTTCCAAAAAAGTATTTCAATGTTTGCTTTAAAACATTTTTTATTTAAGTGGCATTTGGCTTCCTTTCCCCTATCCTTTTCTTTCGATATTAATACAACCATGAAACAAGTCATTCAATTTCTCATATTATTAATGCCCTTTGACCAAAGCTTCTATTGATTTCTTTGCCCAAGGACGTAATCGAAGCAACGATTAAAGTTCACCAATTCTCAGTGTAACTTTTTGGCTAAACGCAAGCTAATTTTAATTGTAGATTTTTTCTGCAAATGTCTTTGCCGTTTGATACTTTAATACTTGCTTTTCTCTCTCAAATAATATATAGTAGGTAACTGGGATGTTTTCATAACACTGAGAAAACATCAAATATGATAGGTTTATTCTTAATCTTTAATTTGTTACAATTATTCAACTTTAAGTAGTCCATGCATATGAAACAGATTTTGGGAAACAATCTTTTGAGAGCTTActattgaaaataaaaaaataaaaataaaaagacaaagaaaaaggagGAGAGGCTTATAGTAGATAAAACGAAAATACATATACTAAATAATGGAGAAGACTTAACAGAGAGTCTTTCTAGTAATTTTCATAACATTGTGTGTTTGTGGGGTCATCGTTATTCCCTTTtccgaatttattattattaataaaaagtTATTGATGACTTTTAGAGCTTTTGACAATGGGATCTTTCTTTCCATGTCTTTGCTATTCTGTAATTGTACAATGATATATTATATAATTACACAATTAGTAGTGACATAACTACGTGGTAAAAACATGACATATCTTTACTATCATTAGATAACTTGCCCTAAACTACTATTTTTAACTTTGAGAATTAAACCACACATCTTGGATGGCATCCCAGCAAAAGTGTAACTTTCATACTTGTTGTGAGgtcataatttttatttatgtaataaaaaataaaatctaaactGCAGTGAAGAAGAACTAGCCAATGAAACgaagaaagataaaagggaaagaaatcaTACTTTTTAAAAATTGAAGTCGTCTTATATATTCTCGTGCATTGTCCATCTTTGAGTACTTCTTAAATATCACTAGGAACATCAAATTTCTAAccaataaaatgatatttttttaaGTATAAGACAAAATTACTATAATCCTACACAAAGGGTCCAAGAATTTATTTCCTCATATAATTAGTAATGTGATGTGTCTAGTCAGTTGGCAATAGTTAGAGGCTATTAATACGAATTAATAATATTGTAGGTCAAAATCTCTTAACCACATCAAAGTATTACACGAAAAACCTTTCAATCGTGGAGGTGCTTACCGAAGTAGTTTAGTCAGCTCACACATTATAGATGATATTACCAACTCATGGGCCAGCACTACTACAATATAAGGGCTTTATTTATCCGTCTTCTTGGATCTCAACACTTGTATTATCGTCTGCAAGCTGTCCTTGGACTACTCTGCTGGACAATCACATTTAAGGTAACATGTGAGGCCTCTCAAGCCCAATATAACAATTTCCAGAAGCTCCTTTAACTACCactttttttttctatcttttcttgAGTTGAGGGTCAACCGAAAATAGTCGTTTTATCTGTttagggtagggataaggtctgcgtacatactattCTACCCGAACTCtatttgtgggattatactgaatttattattattgttgttgtaattgtTGAAAACTGAAAAGCTCTTTTGAACATGCTCAAGTCtgacaaatataaagaaaaaaatagaggTTTACCCTATAAATAAAAGTACAGAGTTAAGTGAGTTTTCCTATGCTCATAAGCAAATATGAATATAAGGGGCGTAcacaaaatattttgtaaaacGGTGTCGATATTTACATAAAAGTGTAAAATAAATAACGTTAATTATCGTATTTCTAAATGAGTAATAGTCTTAGTGCATTAATTTTGTGGAGTCTTATGTTAAAAGAGGTCTCGAGTTCAGTTCTACTTAACCACAACTTTTAACAAGAGGCTCTTCAAATATTTGATAAAAATATGTTCTAGTCGGACCTCTTAAAGCAAAATTAGGAACTTAACTAGCATGCCGGACAAGAATATATGTCAAGTAAAGTCATTTTATATTTGTTACTGGTCTCAACACAATATAATTACATATGCTTAATAAAAAATTTCGATGAAGCGGTGTCGCGTGATACCGCTTCGTCCACCATATGTCCGCCCCTGTGAATATGGGTTTTGTGAAAATAAGTACAAACTTTATAGTGTATAGAACATAATGAGGTGAGACAATTAAGTAGCAGAAGATACCATGGTTTCAAAGAAAatgcaacaaaaatacataaaaGCTGAAATTTAGATATGCGGTCCATGTCAAGTGTAAAAATTACATGGGGAGCCTATTTGGTCGCCCATTTTTTACTTAtacctattttattttttcgtttgcATTCGTACAAATTTTTTTAAATGCattttaaaaagatgattttacccttctttaataaaagactattgacaaactacaggacaaaaatttaagcatgtttaggctgaagttttagcaaataaactaaaaatattcAGGTTATTTAGACTGaaatttcggataaaactcaggaCAAAATTGTAGACTACGTTACAAAACTTCAGtatgttttggtatgaaattttagcaaatgaactaaataacttcagcatgcattaacaaaaactctttagaaaattacatactgcaagacaaaacttaagcatgtttagtctgaagttttagcaaatgaactaaaaaacttcaacaTGTTTTGTCTGatgttttagcaaataaactaaataacttcagcatgcattagcaaaaactcattagaaaattacatactacaaaataaaaacttaagcatgtttagtctgaagttttagcaaatgaactaaaaaacttaagcatgtttaatataaaattttagcaaatgaactaaataacttaagcatgtttagtctgaaattttagcaaatgaactaaataacttaagaatgtttagtctgaagttttagcaaatgaactaaataacgtaagcatgtttagtctgaaattttagcaaatgaactaaataacttcagcatgtttagtctgaagttttagcaaatgaactaaataacttcagcaagtttagactgaagtttcggataaaatacatgacaaaactgtagactgcaggataaataactttagcatgcattagcatgaagttttagcttcaatgtgaaacaatttcatgctatattagcatgaaattttagcttcaacatgaaacaacttcatgttatattagcatgaagttttagcttcaaggtgaaacaacttcatgcaagtgtgattctgaagatgaatctGAATAAATTTctgattattttataaaattgctgagaggagaggaggagatcgttttatatcttttgtcagaggtgtaattgtcatattattacagATTTTTTGTGAGatggctaccaaatcaataattttaaaaaataggatACAAATTAAAAAGTGACACAAATATAGGGTACGGCTGCAAATCACCCACGTCAAGAATAACCCTTCAGGAGCCCAAGAGCCAAATCCTAGAAGCCCCAAAAAAAGAGCAAAGTTAAAGAAAACAGAAGATTAAAAAAAGGAAGGTAAATCATTAACATAATTTATGCTTCGTTAATGTAGCAGTTCATCCAACAATTGACGAAATCATAGATTTGTCCTCTTGACACACGGGTAATTCAactttcctcttcctattttaaCTTGGTAGGTTTCTCAATGATGTATGTAAGTACTCTTACTCATATGTTATTTCTAACGAttcgaccagtcgttttgagcatttacactcctttcaactatttgaagtcttgaataactttctacgaggtattatgacttatgtgtaatgaccccggagaaattttgctaagaaaattaaggttttgtggtattgaggtagatcaattagtacaaaaattatagaaactttttgggttgaataatgCACTGATGTGTAAAAAAAAATTTTGCCGGAAAAAAAaggtcatttctgcgaccactatgcggtcgcagaatcactctgcggaccgtataatggtcgcagagtggaTCAGAagaggggcaagatttgagaaaaatctgcggtacattatgcgaccgcagacttaTTTTGCGGTGTATTATCccaccgcagaacaggtatgcgggtCGCATAATGACTGCAGACCGGGTCAGTCACGCCTagttttggaggccaaattatgcggccggtatgcagaccgcataccagttatgcgatcgcataattgcgtcgaagcttccattctttctaatttttgacccgaaccaacttcgatttatagcccttgaagctcattttttagcaaaaatctgatattttaaagagatgtgagagcattttagagagagaaagtgaagacttagtcatttattgATCAATtgttgttcaaggtttgaaggtttcacaaggatcttgctaggacTTCAAAGAGGAAAGAATttatttccccaatttttcaatttcggatttggaATAAAGATGGGTAATTAAAAGTATGATTCTTGAGtgttagagtattatttatacatacacataccaataaggtttatggaaagattattgagttcaaatgggtaaaaattgggttgaaaatgatagaaattctcaaagactttaattgaagatttgagggtcaagttgatgtcggaatttagtgaaatttgtatggttggactcgtggttggatgggcgtttatgttttgtaaattttgtcgggttccgagatacgggccctacgggcgatttttgagtgaatttcggatttttattgaaaagtTAGTATTCCCTtatggaaataattacaataattggtattgactaaatcgaattaTTTATTGTTAGATTctaggcgtttggaggccaatttaTGAGGAAAAAGCATACCgaagtaaagaattacacggtttgaggtaagtaacacttctaaacttggttctaagggtatgaatccccaaaatttggtatgatataaattgtttggaggtgacacacacaataggtgacgagcatgtacaCGTGCGCCATAGAAATTGTATCCTGAATAAATCATGTGCAGTTGtaaaattaatgaatcatgttattatatGAATTTTCTCCTTGCGttaggaaattgagctgagacttttattaaaaattatgtttaggctacgtgccaatattttgggactcatagggtcgtgttgctgttgaattaattattttaaattgaaaattcatactcagtcatattcatgtcattacatatcatatctcagtctctgttgttatttattgatacatcatatcaatattttcgggctatttttatgacattgtgagcctaggagagagagactggagagattgatgactgagtgaggccgagagtctgattgtgaggataattatgggatcgggctgcacgccgcagcagaccatattggctttatatactttattattatatggatcgggcaatacgccgcagcaggccttata
This DNA window, taken from Nicotiana tabacum cultivar K326 chromosome 4, ASM71507v2, whole genome shotgun sequence, encodes the following:
- the LOC107810675 gene encoding uncharacterized protein LOC107810675 yields the protein MADKFVTVHAGAKKAETRANDIFAIKQSPGEGLRDFLARFNYVRMTLPNVSEGMAVAAFQNGLSRNEIVYAMEKLGPKVKWPQKIRSDPNTRKSNALCEFHQERGHKIEDCIALRKEVINMLHQGHLKELMSNRGRANFARGREQHQGPPKPPSPTRTIQMIIGGGDGASINNVKFTTTHRLKHSITHEWYDELEESIIFDMLDTHNLVFPHYDALVITLRILDTYVRYITVDDGIGACIIHPQVLVQMKLEDKIVSRYIMLTGFNNALKRTSGEITLPFLAGGVTLETIFHIMDQDMAYNSIIGRPWIYSMKAIPSSLYQIIKFPTLWGVFSIRGEQRTYREYHCIAQDCTYTQQIKGKVKEA